A window of Xenopus laevis strain J_2021 chromosome 1L, Xenopus_laevis_v10.1, whole genome shotgun sequence genomic DNA:
tttgcctttttcttctgattctttccagctttcaaatgggggtcactgaccccatctaaaaacaattgctttgtaAATCTACAAGTTTATCAgtattgcaacattttattactaatctttctattcagttttaTTCTCCTGTTCATAatctagtcttttattcaaattgtatggttgctagggtgatttggaccctagaaacaagattgctgaaactgtcaactggagagctgctgaataaaaagctaataataacaataaaactaataaaaaacttaaaaccagttgcaaactgtcttagaatatcacaaaggggcagtatacccccttgttcaacagtAATGCAATGGATAGGGCTTGTGCTTAACatactttttgttttaatcactaaaaaaatctatgttttttgttatttcttgagctaaacaggggaAGTATATTAACTCTGTGTTTGGTCCATATGATTCCATGAATCCCTATTCattccctttttgtttttttaactagaTGAAAATGAGAGCAAGAAACATCATGCTGATTCTCCAGAGCTGCCCGACCCACTGGCAATTTCCAACTACCAATTCCATTCTGAGCTGGGGGAAGGAACATTTGGCAAGGTGAGTGACAACTTTCCAAAAGGGGTAAAGGTGTGAGGGAAAAAATTAGGGATTTATGATTTTACAGGTACAGTAAGTATGTTGTACTTGTCTCTATGAATCCATTTCAATCAAACAGCAAAGGAACCCCATGTATTTTGAGAGATTCCGACAGGTTCTCTAATCTAATCTAAACCATTAATTATGCCAGTGTGAATCAGTGATTGTGTCCCTGCAAGGGGCTATTTATGATGCTCTCTCATTGCATTTCTCAGGTTTTTCTGGCAACATTAAGCAACAAGAAGCAAAACGTGGCCATTAAAGTCATCAAGAAAACATCGAAGATTAGTTGTGTTAAGATCAAGACTGAATCCAACGTGCTCAGGATCGCCAAAGAAAACCCATACCTGTGCCAAGGTTTTGCAGCATTTCAATCTCAGGTATATGTTTGGGTCAGTCATGCAGCCGTCACAAAATACCACATGTTCTTTCCCTATAGACAACACACTCATTTTTGTATACTTTCAAAACATTTGCACTAAGCTTCTAACCCACCCATACATGCAATGATCCCATTACACATACCAAACAGATCATACAGAACTAAACCTCACACACATTAGATTAGCAATAAAACACAAATCTCTATACTCCATGCAGCAAAACCATATCTCCCTTATACCATTCAAACTAAACTCACACACCTCATACAATTGATTGTTTAATAGGGCTTTAATTCATGTTTCTATTGATGAATTTTCTCACATAGGTGCAAAACCACTTTCACACTTTCCTTATTATATCTGCTCCCATCTGAAATATAAAATACTCCACTTATAATATAATGTCTGAGATGAGTTGGATATTGGGTGCACACATGAATGACCAGTAATCTGATCATTAAGATCATTAGGACAATGGATTGGATCACATGTAGAGCTCAAATACAGGCCATGAAacacagtagggctcatttagcaacactgggcaaatttgcccatgggcagttatctatagcaaccaatcagtgattaacttaaagccagctgtaagtagaataatgaatgcaacaatctgattggttgccatgggtgactgcctatgggcaaatttgattTTCAGTGTTGATagatgagccccagtgacttaaTATACCACTTATATTTGGGGCAatccttaatatatatatgattttactgtcttataattatttaaatctgTGTGTTCTCTCctatgttatttttcatttttataatctctttttaTTTGTCTGTCACCAGTCGCATTCATTCCTCATCATGGAGTTTGCCAGTGGGGGCAGCCTGTGGGATCAGCTAGCAAAATACCAGCGCCTGGAGATGAGCAGAGTTTTGTAAGTACAACCTGAGGAACTCTACCTATTTGTCTCTTAGTTTACTATTATCTGCCCAGATATGATGTAGAAACGGGGAAAGAAAAGATTATCCTCCTAATTGTTTAATACAGAGAAAGCAAGTACATGTAGCACTTTACAATAATATTATTAGAAATCTGGGTCTTAAAGAAAGTAACAAAAAACTTACAGACAAAACTAATAGGATAAAGatataaaagtagaaaaatgatATGGCCATTAAAgtacagtaacatgaaatattttggttaccagtaaatgctaccagtgtcggactggcccacagggataccagaaaaagtcccggtgggcccaggtgtcagtgggccctcatgctgctaaacatttggcttatatcatggccattctctatttctatgagaacaaagaggctaaatagatggaaaaatagagcatagtatgtaaagaaaagagactagaggtTAAGTGAGCAGAGGGAGAAAAAtaatactaagagtgggcccctggtctatgatTAATTCGTGGGCCTCTGgccaaggtttttgggtgggcccctggtgtcccagtccgacactgaatgctACCTGCTGTTTTGAGGCATCTTTTGTTATACTCTTTTTGTACACTAAAAGTTTCTATTTTTCTGTCCAATTTTCTTTCCTTGAAAAGGTTCTATTCAGCAGAGATAGCGTGTGGCCTAGACTTCCTGCATGACAGAGGCATCATTCACCGGTAGGTATTACTCAGCTCTGATCTCTTGCTACTGTGTATGTTGTcttttgtaatgtatattgtgatcCACTGCTcctaggggtacatttacttagctcgagtaaaggaatagaagaaaaaatacttagaatttcgaatgtttttttttggctacttcgaccatcgactacgacttcaaatcgaacgattcaaactaaaaatcgttcgactatttgaccatttgatagtcgaagtactgtctctttaaaaaaaaacttcgaccaactactttgccacctgaaacctaccgaacatcaatgttagcctatggggaaggtccccataggcttcctaaccaatttctgatcaaatgaaaatcattagatcgatggattaaggatttaattgttcgatcaaacgatttttccttcaattgttcgatcgtaggaaatgcggtaaatccttcgacttagatgtcgaaggattttactttgaatatcgagggttaattaaccctcgatattcgaccctaagtaaatgtgccccctattgtatGTTCACAACATTCATATTATTGGCTAAAAGTAAAACTCTTGACTTCTTTTCACAATCATTTCCACCAGGTGATTTATATTTCAAATGATTCCATCCTTTTCCCTTCTGAGTTTTTAAGATTACTCTGTTAAAGTGAATATACTAGTGGGCATGTACTTCTTACACAGCTGGGTGTGAAGTAAAAGATTGggtgcaatctgccatgttttttttacaatttgagtCCTGCATTGCAGGTAGAGGAATTGCTGCTTGTCTCTGTAGTCCAAAACATAGTGCACAGACCTGCAGTTGCCCCACAAATACAGAGCTGTGTTTGTAATGAGCTGTATATATATGAAGAGCAAACAGGAAGGGACATGTAGGTGCATTTTTTTGCACCCATAAGAGCTTTTGTATCTGGGTTTTACTAAGTGACCGCCAGTGATTAGTAATGCTTTACCTCTATGGCATTTATGGGTCTTAATTTAATGAAAAGATACATCTTGCTTAtgaagctgccatatttttttttctcagtgtaaCTACAGTGTACCAGCAGGTTTGCCATTCAATGGCTTTAGAAGGAGTTTAAGGGAGATATGTATGTCTTTCTTTCCACAACTACATATATTTTGTGTAATAACTGAATGTATTCTATCTATATTCCAGAGATCTAAAACCAGAAAACATCTTGCTGGACCAAGAAGGCCACgtaaaaatatcagattttgGTCTAGCACTGGAGACATTCGGCGATAGAGTCACTGGCTATGCAGGAACACTGGGCTACATCGCTCCAGAGGTGAGGCATTCAAATCCAGTGTATTTGTAGCACAAATAAATGTCTAGGGAATGTGCccaaaatattgaaaatgtatgATTTATATAGCATTAAACTTAGCTTTGCACGTATGTATGCCTATTTATGTGTCTAGGTTACATTAAAgggaatatgaataataaaatatgttattagagttattataatttatttctgaatatgttatattatgttatttaaattgaaataacattttaaaatgcatgaattaaaaatttgcaatgattgtaaaatgatttgtacttatttacttttctgtttcattttgggggtttatataAGTAAATCTAATAAACACAAGACTAAAATGTTGAGTTGACATAGATGAGATGTCAGTGGAATGTATTACTTATACTATACATCCAAATATTTTGTTAACCTCTCAGGACCCTTGAGTGTGCTTGAGATGTTAGGTTCAGTTCATGGGTcttaaaaataaactataattaGTGCAACATTCTAGCTGTGATCAAAATAAAAGGTTGTAGTTAACTAAAACAAGCTATTTTTTTAGATGTCAGTGCTCATTAGATGTTACTATTTCTTGTTTCTAGATAATACAAAATGAGGAGTATGATGTAGCGGTTGACTGGTGGTCATTCGGTATCATCACCTGTAAAATGGCCACTGGTAAGTCCCCGTTTTATGATGGATCTGATAGAGAGAAGGTCATCATAGACACCATCTGCAACGAGCCTGAGATACCTGATTGCCTAAGCACAGATCTGCAACATCTTCTAATAAATGTGAGTATGAACAGAGTTATAGAAATGGCTACGtttatacacatacaatatatgtCCAATTTCTCAAAATATAAGATTTTTCTGGATTTGCTTTTTACTTTGCCATCCTTActtctgaaaatatataaagtttaaaACGATTGATAATGGACTGCTCTCAGCTGTTGATAAAAGCACATAGGTATCATTCACATTAAAGCTAATGTCACAAGCACCAGGATTGTTTCAAAGTGAAGATAATTGTTCATTTTCTTTTAGCTACTGGTGAAGGATCCCCAGCTGCGTCTGGGAATATATGGAGATATACGCTACCACCCATTTTACTCATCCATCAACTGGGAGAAACTGGAACAGAAGAAGATACCACCACCTGTCCAGCTAACAGAAGTAAGTACATGATTGCTGATGGAAATACACTCATTATTTACTCGCCAGTGAATTCTAGAAATTTTACTCTACTTTGCAGTCTACCCAAGGTAAAGCTCAGAAAGCCATGTAAAATGGTGGCACAATATTAAAATGGAAAGTTTGCTGGGCAAGCATAATTTGTTATAAAACAAAGCTCAGATTAAATTATTGTACCCCCCCCCTCATTAAATTTGGGTTACCATGTACTTTAAATATTGGGGggcctaaaaaaattaaaacaacacagTAATTTGCATGTTTTTGTAGCTTACGTTTTCCACTTGTTTTAGTGAATGAGGCCTGAAAtaagaaaaggagagggccttaaggtgtgtgaaataaagaaaaggagagggcctaaatgCAGAGATAAAATTCAAGTCTGTTAATTGCATTTTCTGTAGCTTTAGAGGGTATTTTCTTTCTAGCCATTAGTTACTAACCCtggcaaacaaattaaaatttcatctTAGAAAGAGGCCGATTAGATATAAAAAAGGAAGAAATCcagatgc
This region includes:
- the LOC108705855 gene encoding protein kinase C theta type-like translates to MRRESREEEEKEVQGEKMSRKESGEEMNQINAKRRTESREEEEKKIRMEKMSRKESKEEERIKKNSKKRTKSREEEEKEIRMEKMSRKESKEEARIQINAKKRRKSREDEETWINKESRKETGEEKRSNSNEKDREESKRRSLKSPKERRITQKRSREDDSEADENESKKHHADSPELPDPLAISNYQFHSELGEGTFGKVFLATLSNKKQNVAIKVIKKTSKISCVKIKTESNVLRIAKENPYLCQVSIFLSNFLSLKRFYSAEIACGLDFLHDRGIIHRDLKPENILLDQEGHVKISDFGLALETFGDRVTGYAGTLGYIAPEIIQNEEYDVAVDWWSFGIITCKMATGKSPFYDGSDREKVIIDTICNEPEIPDCLSTDLQHLLINLLVKDPQLRLGIYGDIRYHPFYSSINWEKLEQKKIPPPVQLTEPSSDVKTCYGKSLSPLDFLDYKNTTQESHNISGFSYTSSTWYKE